Proteins from one Sulfuriferula thiophila genomic window:
- a CDS encoding DUF4124 domain-containing protein produces MKFSILILGLCVALPAQADIYKHIDASGQVTYTDRPVKGAKRLDLEPAATPVMHTVNGANTPRKRETANPTPISFPRVDTDVQRKRDNVRRNVLEDELRNEEQALADAVAAKRDGEVLRPGEKISSPAYITRTDKLDNNIKLHRDNINALRRELSSVK; encoded by the coding sequence ATGAAATTTTCAATTTTGATATTGGGTTTGTGTGTAGCGTTGCCTGCGCAAGCTGATATTTATAAACATATTGATGCTTCAGGTCAGGTTACCTATACCGATCGTCCGGTAAAGGGGGCTAAGCGTTTGGATCTGGAGCCGGCGGCCACGCCAGTGATGCATACGGTAAATGGGGCTAATACGCCGCGTAAAAGAGAAACAGCAAATCCTACGCCGATTAGTTTCCCGCGGGTAGACACGGATGTCCAGCGTAAGCGCGATAACGTGCGCCGTAATGTGCTGGAAGACGAATTGCGTAATGAAGAGCAGGCCCTGGCAGATGCCGTCGCAGCCAAAAGAGACGGTGAAGTGTTGCGACCCGGCGAAAAAATCAGCAGCCCTGCTTATATCACCCGCACAGATAAGCTGGATAACAACATTAAATTGCATCGTGACAATATTAATGCGCTCAGGAGAGAGCTGAGCAGCGTCAAATAA
- the glnA gene encoding glutamate--ammonia ligase, producing the protein MAVADVMQMVKDNDVKFVDFRFTDTRGKEQHVTVPVKQFTNDKFTDGHAFDGSSIAGWKGIQASDMILMPDADSARMDPFMDESTLILTCDVIEPSDMKGYDRDPRSIAKRGEAYLKSTGIGDTAYFGPEPEFFIFDSVSWKTDMSGTSVKINSEEAAWSSDAVYEGGNMGHRPGIKGGYFPVPPVDSLHDIRSAMCLALEDMGVPVEVHHHEVATAGQCEIGTVFNTLVKRADQTQTLKYVVHNVAHAYGKTATFMPKPIVGDNGSGMHVHQSIWKDGKNLFAGNGYAGLSETALYYIGGIIKHAKALNAITNPGTNSYKRLVPGYEAPVMLAYSAKNRSASIRIPHVASEKGRRIEVRFPDPSANPYLAFTALMMAGLDGIQNKIHPGDAADKNLYDLPPEEEAKIPKVCHSLEMALEALDADREFLTRGGVFSNEMIDAYIELKMEEVTKFRMTTHPIEFEMYYSL; encoded by the coding sequence ATGGCGGTCGCCGACGTAATGCAAATGGTTAAAGACAACGATGTCAAATTCGTTGATTTTCGTTTTACTGATACCCGTGGTAAAGAACAGCACGTGACCGTGCCTGTTAAGCAGTTTACCAATGACAAATTCACCGATGGTCATGCGTTTGACGGTTCTTCCATCGCTGGCTGGAAAGGCATTCAAGCGTCGGACATGATCCTGATGCCGGATGCTGATAGCGCCCGTATGGATCCATTCATGGATGAGTCCACCCTGATTCTGACCTGTGACGTAATTGAGCCTTCGGACATGAAGGGTTATGACCGTGATCCACGCTCTATCGCTAAACGTGGCGAGGCTTATTTGAAATCTACCGGTATCGGTGATACTGCTTACTTCGGTCCTGAGCCAGAGTTCTTTATTTTTGATTCTGTGAGCTGGAAAACTGACATGTCAGGTACTTCAGTCAAGATCAATTCTGAAGAGGCTGCATGGAGTTCAGACGCAGTGTATGAAGGCGGCAATATGGGCCACCGCCCAGGCATTAAAGGTGGTTACTTCCCGGTTCCTCCTGTCGACAGCCTGCATGATATCCGCTCAGCAATGTGTCTGGCACTGGAAGATATGGGCGTGCCTGTTGAAGTGCACCACCATGAGGTGGCAACTGCTGGTCAATGCGAAATTGGTACTGTATTCAATACCTTGGTTAAGCGTGCTGATCAAACCCAAACACTGAAATACGTGGTTCATAACGTTGCTCATGCCTATGGTAAGACAGCAACGTTCATGCCTAAGCCTATCGTTGGTGACAACGGTTCCGGTATGCACGTACACCAGTCCATCTGGAAAGATGGCAAAAACCTGTTTGCCGGAAATGGCTATGCTGGTTTGTCAGAAACTGCTTTGTACTACATCGGCGGTATCATCAAGCACGCTAAGGCATTGAACGCGATTACCAACCCGGGTACCAACTCCTACAAGCGTCTGGTGCCAGGCTATGAGGCGCCAGTGATGCTGGCTTACTCAGCTAAAAACCGTTCTGCTTCGATTCGTATTCCACACGTCGCCAGCGAAAAAGGCCGTCGTATTGAAGTGCGTTTCCCTGATCCTTCTGCCAACCCATACCTCGCGTTCACCGCGTTGATGATGGCTGGTCTGGATGGTATTCAGAACAAGATTCATCCTGGCGATGCTGCAGATAAAAACCTGTATGATTTGCCACCAGAAGAAGAAGCGAAGATTCCTAAAGTTTGCCACTCTCTGGAAATGGCATTGGAAGCTTTGGATGCGGATCGCGAGTTCCTGACCCGCGGTGGTGTGTTCTCCAACGAAATGATCGATGCCTATATCGAATTGAAGATGGAAGAAGTGACCAAGTTCCGCATGACGACTCATCCTATCGAGTTTGAAATGTACTACTCACTGTAA